Genomic DNA from Triticum dicoccoides isolate Atlit2015 ecotype Zavitan chromosome 4B, WEW_v2.0, whole genome shotgun sequence:
GCTAAAACCGCAGTGGCAGCCATGCTTTCAAGATCTCGCGAAGATCGCTCTGCTGATGATGACACTCTCACGGAAGAAGAAAAGTGGGAAAGAGAGCAAGCCAACCTTGTTCCATTGTTGACTGGGGGAAAGTTGAAATCTTACCAGATAAAGGGTGTTAAGTGGCTAATATCACTGTGGCAAAATGGGCTTAATGGGATACTGGCTGATCAAATGGGCCTTGGTAAAACAATCCAGACAATCGCATTTCTTGCTCATCTTAAAGGGAATGGTCTGCATGGCCCATACATGGTTATTGCTCCCCTTTCCACCCTGTCAAACTGGTTGAACGAGCTAACGAGGTAAAGCATCCAGAGTTGTGATTCACTGTGCTTAGTCTGTTTGCTATCTTATGTGGAACACTTGATTTCAGGTTTGCTCCATCTATAAATGGTCTGATTTATCATGGAGATAAAGTGGCTCGGACAGAGCTAAGGAGAAAACACATGCCTAAAATTGTTGGTCCTGATTTTCCAATAATAATCACTTCATATGAGATGGCCATGTTTGATGCAAAGTTTCTTGCTAATTATAAGTGGAAGTATGTTGTTGTGGATGAGGTAATGGAATAGCACATGATCTGAATTATTGTCCTTGTATATTATTCTCTCTTTCACATGTATTTATGTGTTGGCCGGATTCTTTTTTCCAGGGGCATCGGCTGAAAAATACCAAGTGCAAATTACTGAGGGAGTTGAGGCGCATCCCAATGGATAACAAGCTTCTTTTGACTGGAACACCTCTTCAGAATAATCTAGCTGAGCTGTGGTCTCTATTGAACTTCATTTTGCCTGATATATTCTCATCCCATGAGGAATTTGAGTCATGGTATGATCCATTGCCTGCAATTTCTGTATGTGCCAGTTTTGTTCATTAGTCTTTGTCTCCTTGAATTACTTTTGTTTCCCATTAACTGATTGCTGTCTCATGGCCTTTTCTTTGCCTTTTATAGTTTTATTGTTGTAATTATATAAGTTACCTGGATTAACCAAATGTAACATctgtctagctttctcactgcctgAATGCTGTACTGGTAGTCAGTAAATATATGTATCTAACTGCACATAATGGCATTTGTCAGGATTCTTGGAAGTACCAATACATATAGTGGTTCAGCCAATGCAAACGAAACTGTTAAATTTAATTAGTCGAGATATCAGTTTCTTAGTATACGCTAAATTGTAGTAACCTGGCAGGGACACTGCCCATTTATTAAGAAGAATTTACAAATGGCTGGTCACAATGGTGGCCTTGCGGGCAGAACAATTACAGCCCTCACGGATTACTCCCAAAATTTTAGGGATTACCATAGTCCTCATGCTCCAGAGCAGCCATTTCTGGTTATCCAGCTCTGTATACGGTTGTTCTTTCTTGTAAAATTTGGCTGTGTAGATCCGATAATACTAGACCTACGAAACCTTTTACGTAATGTTACGTTATTTTCTTAACCAACCAATCATcgcccccctgattttcatgggGTGGGCCTGGGCCTTTTCTTTCTTCCAACCAAAACAGGCCAAGTCAGCTTGTTTGTAAGTTACGTAGGAATTTTTACGTAGATGTAGCAAAGCCCGTGTAGATCCTAAGGAGCTTTATTTGATGAGTATCTGCAATAGCAGACACATGTATCGTCTTCCTGGTTTATGTTGCGTACCTGACACTGAAATGCCATGTCTATTAATTTGTGTATTAATTTTCGTCAAGTTTTATCTTGTACTATTTTTATGTTGTCTGTTAATATGTTCGGTTTGCTCAGATGTGTACCGATGGATAAATTAATATGGATAGATTATTTATAACTATTCAGATAGTCCCTAAACATGTGATGTTCTTGTTATACAGATAGTGATTTTTCTTCCTGAGTACTTTACGTATAATTGTTTTACAGGTTTGATTTTTCTGGGAAGGCTGatgaggaactagaggaagaaactGATGAGAAGAAAAGAGTCCTTGTTGTCTCAAAGCTTCATTCCATTTTGCGCCCATTCCTTTTAAGGCGGATGAAGGAGGATGTAGAACACATGCTTCCACGAAAGAAAGAGATAATCATATATGCTAACATGACAGAACATCAGAAGCAAATCCAGAGTCACTTGATTGAGCAGACATTTGATGACTACTTGCATGAGAGCGCAGATATTGGTACGCATCTCTCATGCATGTCTTCCTGCATACTTATATAGTCCAATCTGTGCAGAGTTAAGTAATATTCTAATGTGACATGTTTCTGCTATATTGTAGTTTTGCGGAGGCCTGGCATCAAGACAAAGCTAAATAATCTACTCATTCAGCTGAGGAAAAATTGTGGCCACCCTGATCTTTTCCATTCTGCCTTTGACTCAAACAGTGCGTCTTATTGGACATGTCCTATTTGCGTGCTCTATTTGATTGTTTTATACCTTTATCTACATTGTCATTTATTTCTTATGTTTGCAGGTCTCTACCCACCTGTTGATAAGCTTCTGGAACAGTGTGGCAAATTCCAGCTGTTGGACAGGTTACTGAATGCTCTAATAAAACGAAATCACAAGGTTGGTGGTTATCTTGTTCCATAGTCTTCATATGCAGTTCAATAGATATGTTTGTGGCACATGGTTCAATGTTTATTTTTCAGCTCTGAAATATAGTTCAATTGATATATTTGTAGGTGCTAATATTTTCGCAATGGACAAAGATTTTGGACATCCTTGACTATTATTTGTCTGAGAAAGGCCTGAAGGTTTGCCGGATTGATGGTAGTGTTAATTTGGAAGTCAGGAGGAGCCAGGTAATGTTGTAGGCCCAATTTATCACATAAAATTGATTCATGGGATGATTACAGTAGACATCACAATACCCTTTGCATACGTGAGACACGTAGCTGACTATATGGAAACTAGCCAATCATATCTTTATTTCAACTTACTTTCCTAATAATACTATCCTGGTCCGTATAGAATGGATATCCCTATTCGGTTGACTTGTGTGTGTGCAAATGCCAATCTAGATCTTGAAGGTGCAATGCTCATTTGCATTATTGTTCTACACAACACGCATCTTGATTTCCTGTTTCTGCACATGAGTAATCTAGCAGCTAGCCTGATGACATCATGTTAATTCAACACATGCACCTGAGTTGGTTCCCGGGTACTGCCATTTTGCCTGGTTGGTTCCTGAATTGTCAGTTTTAAAACTTGATCCCATGTCATATTTTGACAACCTTTTTTTTTGCCAGTACAACATTACTATCGTTTAGTTTCCTGATAATGAGCCACTTAGTTGTCAGTTTAAATTAACTTGGTTGTCGAATTGTAAAATGCTATATATACCACTAGGAAAACTTGCTTCGTGGTACTTCTGGGGATGATGCCACTTTTTCCCTATTCACTTGAATATTCACTCTCTACCCTTACATCACAATACACTGTCCAAAAAACATACAAACATGATATCTGATAACTATGCATAATTATTGTGGCAACTGTTCACTATTAGCATGAACAACTATGTTGACATATGCAACTAAAGGCGACAAAATAATATTGTCGAAACATGACAATATGTTATCATGTTTTGAAGCCCTCGTCGAGACAAACTCGCCGGTGAAAACGGATCACTAATCAGGTTTACGGTTCATGAAATAAATCATTTCATTTTGGACACATTAGATGGGAAattcttgcatgcatgcatgtgctctCTCTAAAAAATcccattggaatctctaaaaaatcCCATTGGAATGGTGCGGCATGGAAAGACCATGGTGCACACTATGCATCTTAGATTTTCCCCTTTTGGTTAGATGCTTATTGTTTTCTGTTGGATAATTGATGGCTCTCCTAGGGTGCTGCTATCTCACTATATatttgatttcttttttctttggcaGATAGCAGCGTTTAATGACTTAAACAGTGGTATGAATGTCTTCATTCTCAGCACACGTGCTGGTGGGCTTGGTATCAACCTTACTTCTGCTGATACTTGTATCCTGTATGATAGTGACTGGGTAAGTTTCTATCTATCTGGAGAGTTTGTAGTTTTTAGTAGTCCAGATGAAGTGTAGTCCAGATGAAGTGTAGTCTATCTATCTGTATGATTGTTCTTATGGTTTTATGAAGTGTAGTCCATTAGCATGCCTTGTTTGAATATTTCTTCTCTTCTGTAGTCTTTTTTTTGTAGCCGTGCTCCTTGGTATAATGCTTGCCTTCAGATAGCTTTCATTGCTGTTATAAGCTGAACTTTTTTGGTTTGTTCTGCAGAATCCTCAGATGGATTTGCAGGCCATGGATCGGTGCCACCGTATTGGTCAAACACAGCCAGTTCATGTTTATCGGCTGGCGACATCCAATTCTGTTGAGGTATGGACGATGGCCTTCGGACACTTGCTTGGCTACATTTTTCAGCATCGACGCTCATCTTCTCATTGTTGCAGGGACGGATTATCAAGAAAGCTTTTGGAAAGTTGAAGCTAGAACACGTTGTGATTGGGAAGGGACAGTTCCAGCAAGATGCCGCGAAGCCTAACGCCTTAGATGTAATATAAACATTTCTGCCCGGCCTCCTACTTGTGGAAACTGTTCATTCAGTGATCGAAcagcaaaagaaaaataaatacataaatgaCTCTTGTTTTGTCGAAAATGCAGGAGGGGGAGCTACTGGCGCTTCTGAGGGACGAGCAGGCCGAAGAAGACAGGATGATCCAGACGGACATCAGCGACGAGGACCTTCTGAAGGTGATGGACCGCAGCGACCTCACCGGCGCGCGTGCGGCCGCCGATGCCGCCCCGCACTTCCCCCTGAAAGGGCCTGGCTGGGAGGTCgtggtggctgccggcggcggcatGCTCTCGGCGCTCACCAGCTGAGCCCCGCGCCCGCTCCAGTGACCGGCCTGCCAACGACGACTGACACCTCGGTATTCTGGTGCTCTCCGGCTTTGTTCGTCGCCTGTGTTAAGGCCGATGTTTTTGTGAACATGATGTGGACATGACAACGGTATCCTATCCCCCCTAAAGTAATTATGGACGACCGGGCGTTGCAGTGTGTACTGCACCCCCTAGATTAGGAGCTGATCGATCCTTTGGCGAGCTGTGTTGTGATGTAACTCGAGCTCGTGCCTTCATCCAAGGCAACCAAGCACCTAGTAGCTATGTAAGACTGTTATGTTGGTAGTCTGTGCTGAAGTAGTCTGGAAATGAGACTGTTACTCCACTATGCAATGCTGTGTTACTTTCTGGTGCGTTTTCTTCTGGGGGCCTCAGCCGCCCAGCCGTTTGCAACATGGCTTCTGTTGTGTTTGGGGTTTGCAACATGAGCCATGCTCAGCTTTGTCCAAAGCGTTTTTTACCTTCGGATCTATGTGTGTCTGCAATAAAGAGGTTTGAAACAGAGGCTGTATTGCACTCGTTCGTCTTGCAACAAGTTGACAGGGTTGATGTGCGTCTCACCCTGGTTGATTTGCAACAAAGCCCATGCCTTGCAAGAAGAGACACGTTGCAAACGAATGTATGGTATGGTAGGTTGTTGCGAGCCGCACAATCAAAAGCTGATCGGTCGGACGGTCGCGGAGACGGGTGGATGTGAGTGTTTGTTTTGCCGTGTCCCCCAGAGAACCCAACACAATAACATTACCACTTCCTTGTTGTATTTTCGGGATATAGTTCTACGTTTAGCCGCGCGTTGTGCTTGGTGGTCCGCGGCAGAAAAAGGCAAAGTGTTGGCGAACACTTGACTGTTAAGAAATGCTGGGCCCTACTTAAAGAATGTTGGGCCCTACCATCAGTAGTATTTTTTGACGGGAACCATCAGTAGCAAGTAAAGGACCGAGGAGATACGGAGTGGGTCCCTCTGGCAGAGCAATCGCCCAAAATACCTCGAGGTGCTGTTGCTTGGTGCTCCCTTGTGCCTTACAAAAGACAAGGCAGCTCTCATCTGAAAAAAAGACTCgtctatttttttttcaaaaaaagacaCGACAGCTCTGCATTTTATAATATTAATTTGCTGCCTTTAGAACAGAAAAACTGATTTCTTTGATTCGGGTCCGTGTGGCACTGCCGGGCTTTAGTAAGGCACAATAATGCTGAGATTGTGCTTGATGATGATAGTGAAAGGCGATCTGGTGTGACTCGTGGCAAGGAACTGAAGAAACCAAATCGTCTTGCATCACCTCACTCATCACATCTTTATCCAAAAATGGTCTATGAATCCTGAACTCTGCAAGTGTATATACTTCTCCGGAGCTTAGCCGTTGATCTTCCACCCAACCGTGCATCATACCGCTTTGCGCCAAGGCAATGATGTATTCGTCGTTGATTCTAGGTCGAGCTGTTGGAATAATTATGCATTTCTGGGATGCCATTAGCAGGAACAGATTGCATCTAGATCACTTAAAAGCATGAAAAGAGAAGGGTTTAGCGTATCATTACATGTCACGGCagtggacatgatcgcctgctcGATGCAGGCGTGATGCAGGGGTGATGTAGTCGAGGTAGAAGTCCTCCTCAACGTCCTGATGCCCTCAGGACGCCACCGGCACTGCCCGGGGACGGTAGCGGCGGCTGGACTAGGTCTTCCAGTCGCTGCAGCGCTCCTCCTGATCAGATGGGGTGAGAGAATATCGGAAGGGGAGTGAAACCGTACGAGAATTGTGATCGCGCAGGCTGCCAACCCTCTCCCATTCCCCCTTTTATATAGCGCTGACGACAGGGGACCTAAACCATCAGTTGGTTTGGGTGCCCCGACTAGGGCGCCTTAGTTGGGATAAAAAGCCCACGTACGTTGGTGCGTGGGGCCTTTTTCATTAACGTTATCTTCCCTTTTTTTCTTAAACTAATAGATCTAACTACCTGTTTAAGccgtcagatcaaaaccaacaTTCCCCCCTTGATCGTTAGGCTTAACTTCATTCGCCCATTCTACATAGGAATGATGTACCAAAGTGAGGTGTTACAACAGCTCGAAACGACATAGAACCTCAACACTTATAGCACACCCACCTATTTCGAAATGGAAAACATTTTGCTAATTGGGAAGTGGTTTATTTTAATGGTCCTCTTATTCCAGAATCATCAGGCTTCCAGTAGTCCCATGCCGACAACATGCTCACGAAAAATACtgggtggtaagccttttgttagcggatccgcaagcatatgctTCGTTCTTATATGTTTAACATCAACTGTTTGATCCTGAATTCTATCTTTCACAACACGATACTTTATGTCAATGTGTCTGGCAGCATTACTTGACCTGTTGTTACTCGTATAGAAAACTGCTGGTTCATTACCGCAATACAATAAAATTGGTTTAGATATGTTGTCAATCACTTTAAGTCCGGGAATAAAATTCTTTAGCCATACAGCGTGCCCGGTGGCCTCATAACATGCTACAAATTCTGCTTGCATCGTAGATCCAGCAGTTAACGtttgtttggagcttttccacgatataACTCCTCCCGCGAGTGTGAATATATAACCTGACGTGGATCTCATACTATCCACACACCCGACAAAATCAGAGTCTGAATAACCAACAATTTCTAGGTTATCAGTTCTTTTATATGTAAGCATGAAATCCTTAGTTCCTTGCATATAACGCAAGACTTTCTTTGCGGCCTTCCAGTGGTCCGGTCTTGAATTTGATTGGTATCTGCCAAGCATCCCGGTTACAAAACATAAGTCTGGGCGTGTACACACTTGAGCATACATGATGCTTCCAACGGCTGAAGTATAAGGAACCGACTTCATCTGATCAGTTTCACATTGGTTCCTCGGACATTGAAATGTCCCAAACTtatcgcccttaactataggagtaggtgagggtgagcacttatgcatattgaatttTTTCAGTACTCTCTCAAAGTATGCCTTTTGAGATAGTCCTAACGTTCCTCTGGACCTATCTCGATGAATCTCGACGCCGAGGACATATGaggcttcaccaagatctttcatatcaaaactggatgacagaaaattcttggtctcatgcagcatatccttatcgctacatgccaataatatgtcatcaacgtatAGGACTAAAAATGTGAACCTACTGCCTTTAAACTTAACGTATATGTAGTTGTCCACAACATTTTCGATGAAACCAAAAGTTTTGATAATTTTATCAAACTTGAGGTACCACTCTCTTGAAGCTTGCTTCAAGCCATAAATTGATTTCTTTAGACGACATGCTAAATGTTCCTACCCTTCCACAGCAAAGCCTTCTGGCTGAGCCATGTAAACGTTTTCTTTTAAGTCACCATTTAGAAATgtcgttttaacatccatttggtgtAGTTCTAGGTCGCAATGGgctactaatgccattatgattctgaaagAATCCTTGGTTGACACAGGAGGGAAGGTTTGCTTATAATCAATGCCTTCTCTCTGTGTAT
This window encodes:
- the LOC119294872 gene encoding ATP-dependent DNA helicase DDM1-like is translated as MTPLPHRQSATSAPVAAAAEMVVAVANGAKREAAAAANTTAAAAADADSPISVLEEEKMAGSKDGKAGELKANGGEAHPIAEALKAEEQLLNSAKDETSVEPLDATSPLPIDLAAKNGDTSLITEVMTKEEEEMYQARIKLEEEEEARKREEAARQAFDPKAKFSKLDELLTQTQLYSEFLLEKMEQITDVKPTAVEIKDEEEPVEEQKKGRGRKRKAANKPQYNDKKAKTAVAAMLSRSREDRSADDDTLTEEEKWEREQANLVPLLTGGKLKSYQIKGVKWLISLWQNGLNGILADQMGLGKTIQTIAFLAHLKGNGLHGPYMVIAPLSTLSNWLNELTRFAPSINGLIYHGDKVARTELRRKHMPKIVGPDFPIIITSYEMAMFDAKFLANYKWKYVVVDEGHRLKNTKCKLLRELRRIPMDNKLLLTGTPLQNNLAELWSLLNFILPDIFSSHEEFESWFDFSGKADEELEEETDEKKRVLVVSKLHSILRPFLLRRMKEDVEHMLPRKKEIIIYANMTEHQKQIQSHLIEQTFDDYLHESADIVLRRPGIKTKLNNLLIQLRKNCGHPDLFHSAFDSNSLYPPVDKLLEQCGKFQLLDRLLNALIKRNHKVLIFSQWTKILDILDYYLSEKGLKVCRIDGSVNLEVRRSQIAAFNDLNSGMNVFILSTRAGGLGINLTSADTCILYDSDWNPQMDLQAMDRCHRIGQTQPVHVYRLATSNSVEGRIIKKAFGKLKLEHVVIGKGQFQQDAAKPNALDEGELLALLRDEQAEEDRMIQTDISDEDLLKVMDRSDLTGARAAADAAPHFPLKGPGWEVVVAAGGGMLSALTS